A stretch of DNA from Microlunatus capsulatus:
GCGGTGCGGCAGTCCATCAGCAGCCGGACGCGTAGGGAAACGTGCTCTTCGTCGCTGTCGCCGTTGCTCAGGGCCAGGCAGGCCATCCGGGCGGTTGCGGGCCAGTGGCCGCCAGCGAGGTCGGCGACGGCGACGAGTGGCTCCCAGGTGTCGGCCGCCCTGTCCTCGACCGGGAGGGCGGGGACGGCCGCGCTGAGCTGGTCCAACTGGGCGCGGACCCACTGGTGCAGCTCAGACTTGATCCCGCTGAGAGCTGGACCATCGCGGCGGGCTCGGAACGGCTGGACCGTCTCGTCTGGTGCTCGCCGCCGCATCGTGACCAGCACGGCGCGGTCCTCGATCGTGTCGGGCATGTTGCCGATGCCGGCCAGGGCGGCCATGGCGAAGGTGGCGATGCGGTCGACCTCGCGGCGGGAGGCGTCCCAGCGGATCGCGGGCCGGCCCCGCTGGTGGCCGGCGTTCAGGAGGCCGCGGAGGTCCTCGTGCTCGCCGGCGCGGGGCCCGAAGATCGTGTCGGCCTCGTCGATGAGCAGGGTGGGTGGGTCGGTCGGGTTCTCACCGATGGACCGGTAGACGGCTGAGGGGGAGGCGTTGGTCGTCATCAGCGGGAGGTGACACAGGGCCTCGACCAGGTCGAGCAGCCGGGACTTGC
This window harbors:
- a CDS encoding DUF3631 domain-containing protein, with protein sequence MLDQVLNALRRYVVMPSDEAATAVVLWVAATHGMPAWNAAPRLVIKAPEKRCGKSRLLDLVEALCHLPLMTTNASPSAVYRSIGENPTDPPTLLIDEADTIFGPRAGEHEDLRGLLNAGHQRGRPAIRWDASRREVDRIATFAMAALAGIGNMPDTIEDRAVLVTMRRRAPDETVQPFRARRDGPALSGIKSELHQWVRAQLDQLSAAVPALPVEDRAADTWEPLVAVADLAGGHWPATARMACLALSNGDSDEEHVSLRVRLLMDCRTAFGAAAGLPTATLVSRLRDDDEAPWATLGHDGLTGRSLGIMLRDFGISSANRRWEDGSQTKGYLAETFADAWSRYCPPAHPGGLPVPSVPPSHERELGTDSGSWDGSSVPRPSNRPRTTPAGRRDGWDGYPTSTSPAVCISCREPLSYDDGTHTHPTCSTA